One segment of Radiobacillus kanasensis DNA contains the following:
- a CDS encoding DUF4282 domain-containing protein, with amino-acid sequence MNFKDFTSFNKMITPTIIKVVFWVGIGFSILSGLIQIIAGANSPWGGGIQVIIGLITLVVGPLITRVYCELMIVIFKMQETLQSIDGKIINKSEE; translated from the coding sequence ATGAATTTCAAGGATTTTACAAGCTTTAATAAAATGATTACTCCTACCATTATCAAGGTTGTGTTTTGGGTTGGTATCGGTTTCTCAATTTTATCTGGACTTATTCAAATAATAGCAGGTGCTAATTCCCCTTGGGGTGGGGGTATCCAAGTTATTATTGGCTTAATTACACTAGTAGTTGGCCCACTGATAACTAGAGTTTATTGTGAGTTAATGATTGTGATTTTCAAAATGCAAGAAACTTTACAAAGTATCGATGGAAAAATCATTAATAAAAGTGAAGAGTAA
- a CDS encoding FMN-binding glutamate synthase family protein, protein MNIADIMTIVGFVVCAIVILILLVVGFYLLSVDKRQKQHPILRNYPLIGRVRYFFENIGPELRQYLFNNDREGKPFSRNDYQHIVKKAKYKRDVVGYGSQRDFEEPGYYIRNSLFPKLTEELKMDRKTKVTTERYLLINEPLFGQREEQLDKDESGVYLLDDADAIVIGKQTRQPFKVKGQIGMSAMSYGSLGNRAITALSEGLGIAKGTWMNTGEGGMSDYHLKGGVDIIMQIGPGLFGVRDKEGNFSWDALLEKSKIPEVKAFEIKLAQGAKTRGGHIDAEKVTEEIAKIRMVEPYKSIDSPNRFKEFSDLPSLFKFLEKVREHSGKPVGMKVVIGSSHEADELAKAIKETGMGPDFITIDGGEGGTGASYQELADSVGLPIRSALPLVDNALRKYGVRDNLKIIASGKLFSPDRIAIALAMGADLVNIARAFMITVGCIQALQCQSNSCPVGVATTDPDLQKGLVIEEKKWRTANYLITMRKGLFRLSAAAGLDSPTKFSREHIVYRDEKGRTWSLEDIYQSMVQPKSIHDIS, encoded by the coding sequence GTGAATATCGCAGATATTATGACAATCGTTGGATTTGTGGTGTGTGCGATTGTCATTCTTATACTCTTAGTTGTTGGGTTTTATTTATTAAGTGTGGATAAAAGGCAAAAACAACACCCTATTCTACGTAATTATCCGTTAATTGGAAGAGTTAGGTATTTCTTCGAAAATATTGGGCCTGAGTTACGTCAGTATTTATTTAATAACGACCGTGAGGGTAAGCCTTTTTCACGAAATGACTATCAGCATATCGTGAAAAAGGCAAAATACAAACGTGATGTCGTTGGATATGGATCTCAACGTGATTTTGAAGAGCCTGGATATTACATCCGTAATTCTCTGTTTCCTAAATTAACGGAGGAATTGAAGATGGATCGTAAAACGAAGGTTACGACAGAGCGCTATCTATTGATTAACGAACCTTTATTTGGTCAAAGAGAAGAGCAATTAGATAAGGATGAATCCGGAGTTTATTTATTGGATGATGCTGATGCAATTGTGATTGGAAAACAAACGAGACAGCCGTTTAAGGTTAAAGGTCAGATTGGTATGTCTGCGATGAGTTACGGTTCCTTAGGGAATAGAGCTATTACAGCCCTCTCAGAAGGATTAGGTATTGCGAAAGGAACTTGGATGAATACCGGTGAGGGTGGGATGTCCGATTACCATCTAAAGGGTGGTGTGGACATTATCATGCAAATTGGACCTGGTTTATTTGGGGTCAGAGATAAGGAAGGAAACTTTAGCTGGGATGCATTACTAGAGAAAAGCAAAATTCCAGAAGTGAAAGCGTTCGAGATTAAATTAGCGCAAGGTGCTAAAACACGTGGTGGTCACATTGATGCAGAGAAGGTTACAGAGGAAATCGCCAAAATTAGAATGGTAGAGCCTTATAAATCGATTGACAGTCCAAATCGATTTAAAGAATTCAGTGACTTACCTTCCTTATTTAAATTTTTAGAAAAGGTTCGTGAACATTCTGGAAAGCCAGTAGGCATGAAGGTCGTGATTGGAAGTAGTCATGAGGCGGATGAACTTGCGAAAGCGATTAAGGAAACGGGTATGGGTCCAGACTTTATCACAATAGATGGTGGTGAAGGGGGAACAGGAGCATCCTACCAGGAATTAGCGGACAGTGTAGGGTTACCCATTCGGTCGGCTTTACCGTTAGTCGATAATGCCCTTCGGAAATACGGTGTACGAGACAACTTAAAAATTATCGCATCAGGGAAATTGTTTTCACCTGACCGGATTGCCATTGCACTAGCTATGGGTGCAGATCTGGTTAACATCGCTAGAGCTTTTATGATAACAGTAGGTTGTATCCAAGCCCTTCAGTGCCAATCTAATTCATGCCCGGTCGGAGTCGCGACGACAGATCCTGATCTACAAAAAGGACTCGTTATTGAAGAAAAAAAATGGCGTACGGCAAATTATTTAATTACGATGCGCAAAGGTCTATTCCGGCTATCTGCAGCAGCAGGCTTAGATTCCCCGACCAAATTTTCAAGAGAACACATTGTTTATCGAGATGAGAAGGGAAGGACATGGTCACTAGAGGATATCTATCAATCCATGGTACAACCGAAAAGTATACATGATATTTCTTAA
- a CDS encoding acetolactate synthase large subunit: MKAAELLIKCLEQEGVEYIFGVPGEENIDVMDALHDSTIQFVLTRHETSAAFMAGTYGRLTGKPGVCLATLGPGATNLLTGVANANMDLCPIVAITGQAGLSRQHKVSHQYYDMVAVYEEVTKWNAQIKTPDIVPEVVRKAFKVATQEKTGATHIELPEDVAGMDVDSSPLGIVRHHLSEADEPVINEAANMIEQAKHPLILVGNGVTRGDAAEELRTLVEMANLPVVHTFMGKGAVAWTDEHSLLTAGIGGNDYITCGFGESDLIIAIGFDMAEYSPKSWNPEGKTPILHIDTQEAEIDACYPVQLNVVGHIKENIKNVKKALTAKERDLTWVSHVRNKAFTELESFKNDNEFPVKPQKIISDLRSVLEEDSIVISDVGAHKMWMARMYHCYQPNTCLISNGLASMGVAVPSAIAAKMVHPERQVVAVCGDGSFQMTSAELETAKRLNVPIVILLWRDEGYGLIEWHQMKAFNRSSHIKFGNPDFEQLAKSYGFEALKVEKTEELKPIIEKALSLNKPVLIDCPVDYRENMKLTKKLGNIIC; encoded by the coding sequence ATGAAAGCAGCAGAACTGTTAATAAAATGTTTAGAACAGGAAGGAGTCGAATATATTTTTGGTGTACCAGGTGAGGAAAACATTGATGTGATGGACGCCCTTCATGACTCAACGATTCAATTTGTTTTAACACGTCATGAAACGAGTGCGGCTTTTATGGCAGGAACATATGGCAGACTTACAGGGAAACCTGGGGTCTGTTTAGCAACACTTGGACCTGGTGCAACAAATTTATTAACCGGTGTTGCCAATGCCAATATGGATCTATGTCCGATTGTAGCTATCACAGGACAAGCAGGACTTAGTCGTCAGCATAAGGTTTCCCATCAATATTACGACATGGTAGCTGTTTATGAGGAAGTAACAAAATGGAATGCACAGATAAAAACACCCGATATTGTTCCGGAAGTTGTTCGGAAAGCCTTTAAAGTTGCGACCCAGGAAAAGACCGGAGCAACTCATATCGAACTTCCTGAAGATGTTGCGGGAATGGATGTCGACAGCTCCCCTCTAGGTATTGTCCGTCACCATCTTTCAGAAGCGGATGAACCAGTGATTAACGAGGCGGCCAATATGATAGAACAAGCAAAGCATCCACTAATTTTAGTTGGGAATGGGGTAACACGAGGGGATGCTGCTGAAGAGTTAAGGACCCTAGTAGAGATGGCAAATCTTCCGGTTGTACATACCTTTATGGGGAAGGGTGCGGTAGCATGGACGGATGAGCATAGTTTATTAACTGCGGGGATAGGAGGTAATGATTATATTACCTGTGGATTTGGAGAGTCAGACTTAATTATTGCGATTGGCTTTGATATGGCAGAGTACTCTCCAAAAAGCTGGAACCCTGAGGGCAAAACCCCTATCCTGCACATTGATACACAGGAAGCAGAAATTGATGCGTGCTACCCTGTTCAGTTAAATGTTGTAGGTCATATAAAAGAAAATATAAAAAATGTTAAGAAGGCACTTACAGCAAAAGAAAGAGATTTAACTTGGGTGTCCCATGTTCGCAATAAAGCATTTACGGAACTAGAATCGTTTAAAAACGACAATGAATTTCCTGTCAAACCACAAAAAATAATTTCTGATTTACGTTCTGTATTGGAGGAAGACAGTATTGTGATCTCTGATGTAGGTGCACATAAAATGTGGATGGCCCGAATGTACCATTGTTATCAACCGAACACTTGCTTAATCTCTAATGGTTTAGCATCAATGGGTGTAGCGGTTCCAAGTGCCATTGCTGCAAAAATGGTTCACCCAGAACGTCAGGTGGTTGCTGTGTGCGGGGATGGGTCATTTCAAATGACTAGTGCAGAGTTAGAGACTGCCAAACGCTTAAACGTACCTATTGTGATTCTTTTATGGAGAGACGAGGGGTACGGCTTAATTGAATGGCATCAAATGAAAGCTTTCAACCGTTCCTCACATATAAAATTCGGTAACCCAGATTTTGAGCAGCTAGCAAAGTCCTATGGTTTTGAAGCACTGAAAGTTGAAAAGACAGAAGAACTGAAACCAATAATAGAAAAAGCGTTATCGTTGAATAAGCCCGTATTAATCGATTGTCCAGTTGATTATCGTGAAAATATGAAGCTTACAAAGAAGCTAGGAAACATTATTTGTTGA
- a CDS encoding aldehyde dehydrogenase family protein, with the protein MMQIGSVIDGEERLEDNRQTMTVHNPFNNEKVAELKLATMKDLDDAVAIGFDKFHSVMKAMPAHERADILRRAADLLTEKTEDFATIISNEAGKPIKYSRGEVERSIQVLRFASELAKNITGEVLPMDAAIGGEHRMGLVKREPLGVVGAITPFNFPLNLSLHKLAPAIAAGNTVVFKPAEKTPISAYMLVKLFQEAGLPDGVINLLIGTGEEVGAPLVTHDKVHKISFTGSLPVGKKIKETAGFKKVTLELGSNSPNLLFEDANIDYAATELVKGAFAFSGQVCISAQRIYVHQDIYDSFLESYIQKTKALQIGDPTKEETDIGPMIKEEEAKRAKQWIDDAVDKGATIAVGGERNGSILSPTIMTNVDENMKIIAQEVFAPIVSVIPFNTEKEVIQYSNNSIYGLQAGVFTKDINRALRVADRLEMGGVWINEISTYRQDNHPYGGVKQSGVGKEGIKYAMEDMTQMKFIGIKIDQNN; encoded by the coding sequence ATGATGCAAATAGGTTCCGTTATCGACGGTGAAGAACGATTAGAAGATAATCGGCAAACCATGACTGTTCATAATCCTTTTAATAACGAAAAAGTTGCGGAATTAAAACTTGCTACAATGAAGGATCTCGATGACGCTGTAGCAATTGGCTTTGATAAGTTTCATTCCGTAATGAAGGCAATGCCAGCTCATGAACGTGCTGATATATTACGAAGAGCGGCGGATTTGCTAACAGAAAAAACGGAAGATTTTGCAACCATCATTAGTAATGAAGCAGGTAAACCAATCAAGTATAGCCGAGGTGAAGTCGAGAGATCTATCCAAGTTCTCCGTTTTGCTTCTGAATTAGCAAAAAATATTACCGGTGAAGTGTTACCAATGGATGCTGCTATTGGTGGTGAACATCGAATGGGGCTAGTCAAGCGGGAGCCATTGGGTGTAGTGGGAGCTATCACTCCGTTTAACTTCCCATTAAACCTTTCCCTTCATAAACTGGCTCCGGCTATAGCTGCGGGCAACACAGTCGTTTTTAAACCTGCGGAAAAAACACCGATTTCAGCCTATATGCTTGTAAAGCTGTTTCAAGAAGCAGGATTGCCAGATGGTGTAATCAATTTACTTATCGGAACTGGTGAGGAAGTTGGTGCGCCCCTTGTGACGCATGACAAAGTTCATAAAATTAGCTTTACTGGTAGCCTTCCAGTAGGGAAGAAAATCAAAGAAACCGCAGGATTTAAGAAAGTTACTTTGGAGCTTGGGTCAAATTCACCAAACCTATTATTTGAGGATGCCAACATTGATTATGCAGCAACAGAACTAGTTAAGGGGGCTTTTGCATTTTCTGGTCAAGTCTGCATTTCCGCACAGCGTATTTATGTTCATCAAGACATCTATGATTCATTCCTTGAGTCTTATATCCAAAAAACAAAAGCGTTACAAATTGGTGATCCAACCAAGGAAGAAACGGACATTGGTCCGATGATTAAGGAAGAGGAAGCGAAGCGGGCTAAGCAGTGGATTGATGATGCGGTGGACAAAGGTGCGACGATTGCAGTCGGCGGTGAACGAAATGGCTCGATTTTATCCCCTACCATCATGACAAATGTAGATGAAAACATGAAAATAATTGCTCAAGAGGTATTTGCTCCTATTGTGTCGGTCATTCCGTTTAATACAGAAAAGGAAGTAATCCAGTATTCCAATAATTCCATATATGGACTCCAAGCTGGTGTATTTACAAAAGATATTAACCGAGCATTGCGCGTTGCGGATCGATTAGAAATGGGAGGCGTCTGGATTAATGAAATCTCTACGTACAGGCAGGATAATCATCCATATGGTGGCGTGAAACAAAGTGGGGTTGGAAAAGAGGGCATAAAATATGCCATGGAAGACATGACCCAAATGAAATTTATTGGGATTAAAATTGATCAAAACAATTAA
- a CDS encoding HAD family hydrolase, producing the protein MALRYKCLILDHDDTAVKSTPDIHYPSFVEALTDLRPNDKPITFEDFVRYCFNPGFSSLCKDIIKFTEEEQKHQQVVWKKYTESTVPDFYELFVETIQEFKEQGGFVTIVSHSERNRIERDYSIHCGFVPDAIFGWELPEHQRKPHPYPIKEILKRFNLQETEALMLDDLKPGLEMARSCNVDFASAGWSHSIPEIKEQMKLESKYYFETVEQFNRFILCK; encoded by the coding sequence ATGGCTTTAAGATATAAATGTTTAATATTAGATCATGATGATACAGCGGTGAAAAGCACACCAGATATACACTATCCATCATTTGTGGAGGCTCTTACAGACTTGCGACCAAATGATAAACCTATTACCTTTGAAGATTTTGTAAGGTACTGTTTCAATCCAGGTTTTTCTTCTTTATGTAAAGACATTATTAAATTCACAGAGGAAGAACAAAAACATCAGCAAGTGGTATGGAAAAAATATACCGAATCAACTGTACCAGACTTCTATGAACTGTTTGTAGAGACTATTCAAGAATTTAAAGAACAAGGTGGGTTTGTGACGATCGTTTCTCATTCGGAGAGGAACCGAATTGAAAGGGATTATTCTATTCACTGTGGATTTGTCCCAGATGCAATCTTTGGTTGGGAGCTTCCAGAACATCAGAGAAAACCACACCCATATCCAATTAAGGAAATTTTAAAACGCTTTAATCTTCAAGAAACTGAAGCACTGATGTTGGATGACCTTAAGCCTGGATTGGAAATGGCAAGAAGTTGTAATGTAGATTTTGCCTCTGCTGGATGGTCTCACAGTATTCCTGAAATCAAGGAACAAATGAAATTAGAATCCAAATATTACTTTGAAACAGTAGAGCAATTTAATCGATTTATATTGTGTAAATAA
- a CDS encoding acyl-CoA dehydrogenase family protein produces MTVTQEEGTNQSELDRITQKAQELATIFEERATKIDAEGRFPYENFEDLKEKGFLALTVPKEYGGNGLNLYEFLKIQELLAKGDGPTALSLGWQLGVILEVAESRNWKEESFQKVCDLIVKEKALINLAQTERATGSPSRGGIPTTTAIKEKGGWRVNGEKAFTSMAVALDYSIVTVDVNQTGKRGFILVDHSLDGVRVQETWDSISMRGTKSDDLILEQVLVDEDALLVEEDIKKPTPKGWYLQIPAVYLGIATSARDYAIKFASEYTPTTLPGPIKEVPEVRRKIGEIELELFNARQVLYSTAQKWVEYPEQRVTMGSDLAAVKHIVTNSANRVVDLAMRIVGARSLSAQNPLQRHFRDVRAGLHNPPTDDAIVYSLAKAVLG; encoded by the coding sequence ATGACTGTCACTCAGGAAGAAGGAACTAATCAATCTGAACTGGATAGAATTACACAAAAAGCTCAGGAGCTAGCAACCATTTTTGAAGAAAGAGCAACAAAGATAGATGCAGAAGGAAGATTTCCATACGAAAACTTTGAAGATTTGAAGGAAAAAGGATTTTTGGCTTTAACTGTACCTAAGGAATATGGTGGGAATGGTCTAAACCTTTACGAGTTTCTAAAAATTCAAGAACTGTTAGCGAAGGGAGATGGACCAACCGCCCTATCCTTAGGTTGGCAGCTCGGGGTTATTCTCGAAGTGGCTGAAAGTAGGAATTGGAAAGAAGAAAGCTTTCAAAAAGTATGTGATCTGATTGTAAAAGAAAAAGCACTAATTAATCTTGCTCAAACAGAGAGGGCGACAGGAAGTCCATCTAGAGGAGGTATTCCGACCACCACCGCCATTAAAGAAAAAGGTGGGTGGAGAGTTAATGGTGAAAAAGCGTTCACGTCAATGGCTGTTGCGCTCGATTATTCCATCGTGACCGTTGATGTAAATCAAACTGGTAAAAGGGGATTTATTTTAGTTGATCATTCACTAGATGGTGTTCGTGTACAAGAAACGTGGGATAGTATTTCCATGAGAGGAACAAAAAGTGATGATCTTATCCTAGAACAGGTTCTAGTTGATGAAGATGCTTTATTAGTGGAGGAAGATATTAAAAAGCCAACACCAAAAGGTTGGTACCTGCAGATCCCTGCTGTTTATTTGGGAATAGCAACCTCTGCAAGGGATTATGCAATAAAATTCGCATCTGAATATACCCCTACTACTCTACCAGGTCCTATCAAGGAAGTGCCTGAGGTGAGAAGAAAGATTGGAGAAATAGAACTGGAATTATTTAATGCTCGTCAAGTACTCTATTCCACAGCTCAAAAGTGGGTAGAATATCCGGAACAACGTGTTACTATGGGATCTGATCTAGCCGCTGTAAAGCACATTGTAACTAATAGCGCAAATAGAGTAGTAGACTTGGCAATGAGAATTGTTGGTGCTAGGAGTCTATCTGCTCAAAATCCATTACAGCGACATTTTCGTGATGTTCGTGCGGGACTACACAATCCTCCTACGGATGATGCTATTGTTTATAGTCTGGCTAAGGCTGTGTTGGGATAG
- a CDS encoding LLM class flavin-dependent oxidoreductase → MSEQKQIILHAFEMNSAMHNSHGFWKHPKNKRHRSYKDLEYWIDLAKLLERGKFDAVFFADVLGVYDVYQNSKAPSIRDGLQVPLNDPALLISAMASVTENLSFAITVSTTYEAPFGNARRFSTLDHLTKGRIAWNVVTSYLPNAARNFGLQDMIKHDERYDIAHEYLDVSYKLWEQSWEDGAVVEDVVNQTLVDPNKVHEVNHEGKYFKVEGPHLSEPSLQRTPVIYQAGTSEKGREFAAKHAECIFVGGPTPERIRYYANDIRDRAKKHGRNPDNIKIISFLSVIVAETTEEAEQKYEEYNKLWSADAAKAQYGASGYDLAEYEALDPNEPFEYRKPTEGGHYKAATLTKDAPKKLSVGEVLNRFESLDRNSIIVGNPTEVADAIQFQFEESGVDGFNLNHLVTPGDLEAFVDLVIPVLQERGLYKTEYKSGTLREKLFPQGKSTLPDDHPGSRFRRVPTNQ, encoded by the coding sequence TTGAGTGAACAAAAACAAATTATTTTACATGCATTTGAAATGAATAGTGCCATGCACAATTCACACGGTTTTTGGAAGCATCCCAAAAACAAAAGGCACCGGAGTTATAAAGACTTAGAGTATTGGATTGATTTGGCGAAGCTTCTTGAGAGAGGAAAGTTTGATGCTGTATTTTTTGCGGATGTTCTCGGTGTTTATGATGTCTATCAAAATAGTAAAGCACCGTCTATCAGGGATGGCCTACAGGTTCCGCTAAATGATCCGGCATTACTCATTTCGGCAATGGCCAGTGTAACGGAAAATCTTTCTTTCGCCATTACAGTAAGTACAACTTATGAGGCCCCTTTTGGTAATGCAAGACGATTTTCAACCCTGGATCATCTGACTAAGGGAAGAATTGCGTGGAATGTTGTGACATCCTATCTACCTAATGCTGCTAGAAATTTTGGGCTACAAGACATGATTAAACACGATGAGCGTTATGACATAGCCCACGAATATCTTGATGTTTCTTACAAACTGTGGGAGCAAAGCTGGGAAGATGGAGCAGTTGTCGAGGATGTAGTGAACCAAACACTTGTTGACCCTAACAAGGTACATGAGGTTAACCACGAAGGGAAGTACTTCAAAGTGGAGGGTCCTCATTTAAGTGAACCTTCTCTGCAACGCACCCCGGTTATTTATCAAGCTGGAACTTCGGAAAAGGGACGTGAATTTGCAGCCAAACATGCAGAATGTATTTTTGTTGGGGGACCGACACCGGAAAGAATTCGTTACTATGCAAATGATATTCGAGATCGGGCGAAAAAACACGGGCGTAACCCGGACAATATTAAAATAATTTCTTTTCTTAGCGTTATTGTTGCGGAAACAACAGAAGAAGCGGAGCAAAAATATGAGGAGTACAACAAGCTGTGGAGTGCGGATGCTGCAAAAGCACAGTATGGTGCTAGCGGATATGACCTTGCAGAATATGAAGCATTAGATCCGAATGAACCATTTGAATATCGAAAGCCAACCGAGGGCGGGCACTATAAAGCAGCCACGCTAACGAAGGATGCACCGAAAAAGCTATCAGTGGGAGAAGTCCTCAACCGTTTTGAGTCGTTGGATCGAAACAGCATCATTGTGGGGAATCCAACAGAGGTTGCGGATGCTATTCAATTCCAGTTTGAAGAATCCGGGGTAGATGGCTTTAACTTGAACCATTTAGTGACCCCCGGAGATTTGGAGGCATTTGTTGATCTCGTCATTCCGGTCTTACAAGAGCGTGGATTATATAAAACAGAATATAAATCAGGTACGTTACGTGAAAAACTATTTCCACAAGGAAAAAGTACGTTGCCGGATGACCATCCCGGAAGTAGATTTAGACGCGTGCCTACTAATCAATAG
- a CDS encoding methionine ABC transporter ATP-binding protein: MIELEGVTKEYKSNKKTIVGVDNVSLTIKAGEIFGIVGYSGAGKSTLLRCINFLERPTSGIIKVDGIDLLHLSSKELRKARQSIGMIFQGFHLVASKTVYENVAFALKAAGMEDREIRQRVEELLHLVGLEDRINQYPAQLSGGQKQRVGIARALANNPKVLLCDEATSALDPGTTKSILNLLKKINKELGITIVIITHEMEVVKEICHRCAVMQDGKVVEQGSTYHIFSNPKEPLTEQFIQTVLNFELPYELLKNIHGRLIKLQFWGEIATDSVVSDMLQSFPVKGNILHGKVEYIQDVPLGIFIMEMNGAEQEVDKAIEFLRNRVSKVEVLTNE, translated from the coding sequence ATGATTGAATTGGAAGGTGTTACAAAGGAATACAAAAGTAACAAGAAAACGATAGTAGGCGTCGACAATGTTTCCTTAACCATAAAAGCTGGTGAGATTTTCGGCATTGTCGGCTACAGTGGTGCGGGTAAAAGCACGTTACTCCGTTGTATCAACTTTTTAGAAAGGCCTACTTCCGGGATCATTAAAGTTGATGGAATAGATTTATTACATCTATCGAGTAAAGAGCTTCGTAAGGCCAGACAATCCATTGGTATGATTTTTCAAGGGTTCCATTTGGTTGCTTCTAAAACGGTATATGAGAATGTTGCATTTGCCTTAAAGGCTGCAGGAATGGAAGACCGTGAGATCAGGCAAAGGGTGGAAGAGTTGCTTCATCTCGTTGGTCTTGAGGATAGGATCAACCAGTACCCAGCCCAACTTAGTGGGGGGCAAAAGCAACGTGTAGGTATCGCACGTGCACTTGCCAATAATCCTAAAGTTCTATTATGTGATGAGGCAACGTCGGCATTGGATCCAGGCACAACAAAATCTATCCTTAATCTGTTAAAAAAAATAAACAAAGAGCTCGGTATAACCATTGTAATCATCACTCATGAGATGGAGGTTGTAAAAGAAATTTGTCACCGTTGTGCCGTGATGCAAGATGGGAAAGTAGTGGAGCAAGGTTCTACTTATCACATCTTTTCAAATCCTAAAGAGCCCTTAACCGAACAATTTATTCAAACAGTTCTTAACTTTGAGCTTCCATATGAGTTATTAAAAAACATACATGGAAGATTGATAAAACTACAGTTTTGGGGAGAAATCGCGACGGATTCCGTTGTATCCGATATGTTGCAGTCCTTTCCAGTGAAAGGAAATATCCTTCATGGAAAAGTAGAATACATACAAGATGTCCCGTTAGGCATTTTCATTATGGAGATGAATGGAGCAGAACAGGAAGTAGATAAAGCAATCGAATTTCTGCGCAATCGGGTAAGTAAGGTGGAGGTTTTAACAAATGAGTAA
- a CDS encoding methionine ABC transporter permease translates to MSNIIEILPELNVAFFETLLMVGIALLVAVLLGLPFGIILYVTDRGVFLENKWIKRIIGTVVNLVRSIPFIILLVFLLPFTNLLVGSTIGPLAASVSLSVAAIPFYARIVESSAREVDKGVIEAAVAVGASPWMIIRQIILPEAKPGLISGLTITAISLIGYSAMAGTVGGGGIGDLAIRYGYYRYDNTIMFTTVILLVVLVQLVQYVGDFISKSVNKK, encoded by the coding sequence ATGAGTAATATCATTGAAATTTTACCTGAGTTGAATGTTGCCTTTTTTGAAACGTTGCTTATGGTTGGGATTGCTTTACTAGTTGCTGTGCTGTTGGGCTTACCGTTTGGGATCATCTTATATGTCACGGATAGGGGAGTCTTTCTAGAGAACAAGTGGATAAAAAGGATTATCGGAACGGTAGTCAACCTAGTTCGTTCCATTCCATTCATTATTTTACTTGTATTCCTATTGCCATTTACAAACCTTCTGGTTGGATCAACGATTGGCCCATTGGCAGCCTCTGTATCCTTATCTGTCGCCGCCATTCCTTTCTATGCAAGAATAGTAGAATCGTCTGCTAGAGAAGTAGATAAAGGCGTAATTGAAGCAGCAGTTGCAGTTGGGGCATCGCCTTGGATGATTATCCGACAAATTATTTTACCGGAAGCAAAGCCAGGATTAATCTCTGGATTAACAATTACGGCAATTAGTTTAATTGGTTACTCCGCCATGGCGGGAACAGTCGGTGGTGGAGGAATTGGGGATTTAGCTATTCGCTACGGCTACTACCGTTATGATAATACCATTATGTTTACGACTGTTATTTTACTCGTTGTGTTGGTGCAACTTGTTCAATACGTGGGTGACTTTATCTCTAAATCTGTTAACAAAAAATAA
- a CDS encoding MetQ/NlpA family ABC transporter substrate-binding protein → MKKTLWVFLSILVISVLSACGSSEGAASGDEKKELVLGGTIPYSDMLKEGVKPYLEELGYTVTVKEFNDYVQPNIALDNGSLDANLFQHLVYMEAFAEENDMKLSSVITVPTAPIGIYSNKYKALDDIEKGSTVAIANDPTNLARGLTVFADNGVIEFSSDVDPLKATVKDITSNPKELKFEPVEAAQLPRTLESVDLAAINGNFAISAGLDLTTAIVRDKLPENIINRVVVNTEDLDKQYVKDIKEAIQSDEFKKVIEEKFRGFHKPDWMSE, encoded by the coding sequence ATGAAAAAAACACTATGGGTGTTTCTATCTATTTTAGTAATAAGTGTACTTTCCGCTTGTGGGTCAAGTGAAGGTGCAGCTTCTGGGGATGAAAAAAAGGAATTAGTGTTGGGAGGAACAATCCCATATAGTGATATGCTTAAAGAAGGTGTAAAGCCGTATTTAGAAGAGTTGGGCTATACAGTTACCGTCAAGGAATTTAATGATTATGTACAACCGAATATTGCGCTTGATAACGGATCTTTAGATGCGAATTTATTCCAACACTTGGTTTATATGGAGGCTTTCGCGGAAGAAAACGATATGAAGTTAAGCAGTGTGATTACCGTGCCAACAGCGCCAATTGGTATCTATTCTAATAAGTATAAAGCGTTAGATGATATTGAAAAAGGGAGTACTGTTGCTATTGCAAATGATCCTACTAATCTTGCAAGAGGTCTAACCGTTTTTGCCGATAATGGAGTAATAGAATTCAGCAGTGATGTGGATCCCCTTAAAGCCACTGTTAAGGATATTACAAGTAATCCTAAAGAATTAAAATTTGAACCAGTTGAAGCGGCACAATTACCTAGAACGTTAGAATCGGTCGACCTTGCAGCAATAAATGGCAACTTTGCAATTTCAGCTGGGTTGGACTTAACCACCGCCATAGTTAGAGATAAACTGCCAGAAAATATTATCAACCGCGTTGTAGTAAATACGGAAGATCTAGATAAACAATATGTAAAGGATATCAAAGAAGCCATACAATCAGATGAATTCAAAAAAGTAATAGAGGAGAAGTTCCGAGGATTCCATAAACCGGATTGGATGAGTGAATGA